The Streptomyces collinus DNA segment GCGGGCAGGGGGGTGGCTGGAGCCGGGGACGGCCGGACGTGGCGCACATCTTCGCGTTCTGGGAGAGCCGCGCTTTCTACGACTCCTTCATGGCACGGTCGCACGACCGGCTCGCGTCGGCCCAGGCGGGAACGTTCAAGGACGCGCAGGTGAGGCTCTTCGACTATCGCTTCGACGTGAAGACCGGGTTCGAACCGCGCTTCACCGACGCCGACCTGCTCCGGGTGGCGCTCTGCCGCATCCACGAGGAACGGGCCGAACACTTCGTGCTGATGCAGGAGAAGGTCTGGAACCCGGCGATGGCCGGCTC contains these protein-coding regions:
- a CDS encoding YdbC family protein, encoding MLVKWIRCTVVDRRGFERGQRKWAGLLGEPGFRGQGGGWSRGRPDVAHIFAFWESRAFYDSFMARSHDRLASAQAGTFKDAQVRLFDYRFDVKTGFEPRFTDADLLRVALCRIHEERAEHFVLMQEKVWNPAMAGSPGMVRGLFGEAPGNEFLVLSMWRSAAEHGKYRTERVERLALRAQTEADVAALTGDVVDMESSWTV